A genomic stretch from Gavia stellata isolate bGavSte3 chromosome 24, bGavSte3.hap2, whole genome shotgun sequence includes:
- the FAM163B gene encoding protein FAM163B → MTAGTVVITGGILATVILLCIIAVLCYCRLQYYCCKKDESEEDEEEPDFAVHSHIPPLHCNRNVVLTNGPSLYASSPFGKKPAPSRPSCPGCAPYEPPTFFLQEPPEELHNGGDRVSYKTVSQEDLDLPVSVANLQALNPNRLSAMREAFSRSRSISTDV, encoded by the exons ATGACAGCCGGGACCGTGGTCATCACAGGTGGAATATTAGCGACTGTCATTTTACTTTGTATCATCGCTGTCCTGTGCTACTGTAGGCTCCAG TACTACTGCTGCAAGAAGGATGAGTCcgaggaggatgaggaggagccCGACTTCGCCGTGCACTCCCACATCCCGCCGCTCCACTGCAACCGCAACGTAGTGCTGACCAACGGCCCGTCCCTCTACGCCTCATCACCCTTTGGCAAGAAGCCGGCACCGAGCCGGCCCAGCTGCCCCGGCTGCGCGCCGTACGAGCCCCCCACCTTCTTCCTGCAGGAGCCCCCCGAGGAGCTGCACAACGGGGGTGACCGGGTGAGCTACAAGACGGTGAGCCAGGAAGATCTCGACCTGCCGGTGAGCGTGGCCAACCTGCAGGCACTCAACCCCAACCGGCTCTCGGCCATGCGGGAAGCCTTCTCCCGCAGCCGCAGCATAAGCACCGACGTGTGA